One Solibacillus sp. R5-41 DNA segment encodes these proteins:
- a CDS encoding helix-turn-helix domain-containing protein, with protein sequence MSNYGNVIKEIRDGKGYSQQYVCENICTQGNYSKFEKWGNREVKVSILNDFLERLEMSFEEFNYISNNYEMQDRQKILHQFYNQTYNSVSALYKLKNDCGVYVLMNPKDNLLIKINTVLEGMIVLAKSNDFIRAAEILSPLWEDLSRRNSLYLSDIYLLNAILFIFPINTATKIKEFVFRHLDKYKGYQNINKLKINFLVNLSLINIKEKDFETALRLINDAIEKCKTEQLFINLSICYVRKGICLNNLKNADECYVEKGLSILKQIEQVELINILEKEVKNYLLD encoded by the coding sequence ATGAGTAATTATGGCAACGTTATAAAAGAGATTCGAGATGGAAAAGGATATTCACAGCAATATGTGTGTGAAAATATATGTACACAAGGTAACTATTCAAAATTTGAAAAGTGGGGAAATAGAGAAGTAAAAGTCTCTATATTGAATGATTTTTTAGAGCGACTAGAGATGTCATTTGAGGAATTCAATTACATAAGCAACAATTATGAAATGCAAGATCGACAAAAAATATTACATCAGTTTTATAATCAAACTTATAATTCTGTGAGTGCATTATATAAATTAAAAAATGATTGTGGTGTTTATGTACTAATGAATCCTAAAGATAATTTATTAATAAAAATTAATACAGTTCTAGAGGGTATGATAGTTTTAGCAAAATCCAATGATTTCATAAGGGCTGCTGAAATTTTATCGCCACTTTGGGAGGATCTATCCCGTAGAAATTCATTATACTTATCTGATATTTATTTGCTAAATGCTATTTTATTTATTTTTCCGATTAATACTGCAACCAAAATAAAAGAATTTGTTTTCCGTCATCTTGATAAATATAAAGGCTATCAGAACATAAACAAATTAAAAATAAACTTTTTAGTCAATCTATCACTTATTAATATAAAAGAAAAGGACTTTGAAACAGCACTACGTCTAATAAATGATGCAATCGAGAAATGTAAAACGGAGCAACTTTTTATCAATCTATCTATCTGTTACGTGAGAAAAGGCATTTGCTTAAACAATTTAAAGAATGCTGATGAATGTTATGTTGAAAAGGGATTATCTATTCTTAAGCAAATTGAACAAGTAGAACTGATAAACATTTTGGAGAAAGAGGTTAAAAACTATTTACTTGATTAG
- a CDS encoding VOC family protein: MKIQRIDHVGVIVNDLSAAKEFFLDFGLEVKGEWEMEGELMGYAVGLNDVKVACVGLGMPDGQTWIELIKFYSPSDEKDIQQTFANSLGIRHIAFTVEDIEAVVAKLQKKGTEIFSKIQQYEESYKLCYVRGPEGIILELAEEIK; encoded by the coding sequence TTGAAGATACAAAGAATAGATCATGTGGGTGTAATCGTAAATGATCTCTCTGCCGCTAAAGAGTTTTTTCTCGATTTTGGACTTGAGGTGAAAGGGGAATGGGAAATGGAAGGAGAGTTGATGGGATATGCAGTTGGGCTTAATGACGTTAAAGTAGCGTGTGTAGGATTGGGAATGCCAGACGGTCAGACATGGATAGAACTAATTAAATTTTATTCGCCGTCAGATGAAAAAGATATTCAGCAAACCTTTGCAAATTCACTGGGTATCCGACATATTGCATTTACTGTTGAAGATATTGAAGCTGTTGTTGCCAAATTGCAAAAGAAGGGTACTGAAATCTTTAGTAAGATACAGCAATATGAAGAAAGTTATAAATTATGCTACGTTCGTGGTCCAGAGGGGATTATTTTGGAGTTGGCTGAGGAAATCAAATAA
- a CDS encoding uridine kinase has product MNLKIIKGQFSSFKQLVDGINEISKKESTLLIAIDGCGGSGKSTFADKIKEEFPNVTIVHKDDFYLPSSQIIKTHPTKKPIGADFDWKRLLNQVLEPISQEKEGHYQRYDWETDSLAEWHTVPVGGIVIIEGVYSIRKELVDKYDVKIWVDCPREKRLSRGLHRDGEEAREMWENNWMISEDIYVEKHKPYESADIVVDGTK; this is encoded by the coding sequence ATGAATTTGAAAATAATAAAGGGTCAATTTAGTTCTTTCAAACAATTAGTAGATGGTATAAATGAAATTTCTAAAAAGGAATCTACACTTTTGATTGCGATAGACGGTTGTGGCGGTTCTGGAAAAAGTACATTTGCTGATAAAATAAAAGAAGAATTTCCTAATGTAACGATTGTTCATAAGGATGATTTTTACCTTCCTTCCTCACAAATTATAAAAACACATCCAACAAAAAAACCTATTGGTGCTGATTTTGATTGGAAGCGTCTTTTAAATCAGGTGCTGGAACCAATAAGCCAAGAAAAAGAGGGACATTATCAACGGTATGATTGGGAAACGGATAGCTTAGCAGAGTGGCATACTGTTCCTGTCGGTGGAATTGTAATAATCGAAGGCGTATATTCTATTCGAAAAGAATTAGTAGATAAATACGATGTTAAAATATGGGTTGATTGTCCAAGAGAAAAACGTCTTTCAAGGGGGCTTCATAGAGACGGAGAAGAAGCTCGTGAAATGTGGGAAAATAATTGGATGATTTCAGAAGATATTTATGTTGAAAAACATAAGCCTTATGAAAGTGCTGATATTGTTGTTGATGGAACTAAATAA
- a CDS encoding nicotianamine synthase family protein has translation MEDSSTGSLLVTSNAPSMQRVNNFIAFFREVNELLEKETDISPANQLVAEVFNHLLLQLRSHFLPQEVQAILNNEYIQINQQKLRDKLSEIEFLVELRDSHEICKLEGSALDIVKSLTNWNSYFSLVSQELQMIRQHMRQNRNTEKLPIIFVGSGPMPISSIILHLLSDAKVICLEMNAVAYDASCYLLEHLGLGDKVTVVLKDGSEFDYSSYSQIFVASLVRNKQAVLETISRTSADPLVAVRTAEGMRRIMYEAIDESQLNNQGWRILGRTCPEEKLVVNSTLFLERVTNSSVPN, from the coding sequence ATGGAGGATTCTTCAACTGGTTCTTTACTAGTTACAAGTAACGCGCCAAGTATGCAAAGGGTTAATAACTTTATCGCTTTTTTCCGTGAAGTAAATGAGCTTCTTGAGAAGGAAACAGATATTTCACCTGCGAATCAATTGGTAGCGGAGGTATTCAACCATCTTTTACTTCAGTTGCGTTCCCACTTTTTGCCACAAGAAGTACAAGCTATTCTAAACAACGAGTATATTCAAATAAATCAACAAAAGTTACGGGATAAGTTGTCAGAAATCGAATTTCTTGTAGAACTTAGAGATTCTCATGAGATCTGCAAATTAGAGGGATCAGCCTTAGATATCGTAAAAAGTTTGACTAATTGGAACAGTTACTTTTCCCTAGTTAGTCAGGAATTGCAAATGATTCGTCAGCACATGCGGCAGAATCGTAACACAGAAAAGTTGCCCATTATCTTTGTAGGCAGCGGTCCAATGCCGATAAGTTCTATTATTCTACACCTGCTCAGTGATGCGAAGGTTATCTGTTTGGAGATGAATGCTGTCGCCTATGACGCATCATGCTACTTGCTGGAGCACTTAGGCCTAGGAGATAAAGTTACTGTCGTATTGAAGGATGGATCTGAGTTCGACTACAGCTCTTATAGTCAGATCTTTGTCGCTAGTCTCGTTCGAAACAAGCAGGCGGTGCTTGAAACCATTAGCAGAACTTCCGCAGATCCTTTAGTAGCCGTCCGCACAGCAGAGGGGATGAGGAGAATCATGTATGAAGCGATTGATGAATCTCAGTTGAATAACCAGGGGTGGAGGATTCTGGGGAGAACTTGTCCTGAAGAAAAACTGGTCGTCAATTCGACTTTGTTTCTTGAACGTGTAACTAATTCTTCTGTGCCGAATTAA
- the rlmD gene encoding 23S rRNA (uracil(1939)-C(5))-methyltransferase RlmD, translating into MTAPINKNDRTTVYIEDLTHDGNGVAKINGYPLFIQGALPGETLEVHVVKTLKNYGFAKIIDIIEKSPDRVDAPCEYFAQCGGCQLQHLSYEGQLKWKQNMVANVMKRLGKIDAPVLPVKGMEESWHYRNKSQIPFGLSEAGQTVAGFYKMKSHAIVNMERCLIQTGEADVMMADFKEKLTTLGIRPYDEQSNRGLLRHVVVRKGRATGEVMIVLVTKSRKLPQAEAVIEMLRTLVPNVTSIVQNINGEKTNVIFGNETFTLWGKDTIEDTIGNVRFEISARSFYQVNPLQTEVLYKQALDYAQLTGNERVIDAYCGIGSISLFLAQQAGHVMGVEIVPQAIEDAKRNAELNGFTNTYFEAGPAEEVIPRWYEEGKEADVLVVDPPRKGCDEALLQTIIEQKPKRVVYVSCNPATLARDLRILEDGGYKTKEVQPVDMFPHTTHCEAVAWLELK; encoded by the coding sequence ATGACTGCACCAATTAATAAAAATGATCGAACGACTGTTTATATAGAAGATTTAACACATGATGGCAATGGTGTCGCAAAAATAAATGGCTACCCACTATTCATCCAAGGGGCATTGCCTGGTGAAACGTTGGAAGTGCATGTAGTAAAAACGTTGAAAAATTATGGCTTTGCTAAAATCATAGACATTATCGAAAAATCACCGGACCGAGTAGATGCACCATGTGAATACTTTGCACAATGCGGAGGCTGCCAATTACAGCATCTTTCTTATGAAGGGCAATTAAAGTGGAAGCAAAACATGGTTGCCAATGTGATGAAGCGTTTAGGGAAAATTGATGCGCCCGTACTTCCTGTCAAAGGGATGGAGGAGTCTTGGCATTATCGTAATAAATCACAAATTCCTTTTGGACTAAGTGAAGCGGGACAAACAGTGGCAGGTTTTTATAAAATGAAATCCCATGCCATCGTCAATATGGAACGCTGCTTAATTCAAACAGGTGAAGCCGATGTCATGATGGCTGATTTTAAAGAAAAATTAACAACTTTAGGCATTCGACCTTATGATGAGCAATCTAATAGAGGATTGCTACGCCATGTTGTTGTACGTAAAGGACGCGCTACTGGGGAAGTGATGATTGTGCTTGTAACAAAATCACGCAAATTACCACAAGCAGAGGCAGTGATTGAAATGCTTCGTACGCTTGTACCGAATGTCACGTCGATTGTCCAAAATATCAATGGTGAAAAAACAAATGTTATTTTTGGTAATGAAACATTCACGCTTTGGGGGAAGGATACGATTGAAGACACGATTGGTAATGTACGCTTTGAAATTTCGGCACGTTCCTTCTATCAAGTAAACCCACTTCAAACAGAGGTGCTATATAAGCAGGCGCTTGACTATGCACAGCTTACAGGAAATGAACGTGTCATTGATGCATACTGCGGCATCGGCTCTATTTCTTTATTTTTAGCGCAGCAAGCAGGGCATGTAATGGGCGTTGAAATAGTGCCACAAGCAATTGAAGATGCAAAGCGCAATGCAGAACTGAACGGTTTTACAAATACGTATTTCGAGGCTGGCCCAGCAGAAGAAGTCATCCCTCGCTGGTATGAAGAAGGAAAAGAAGCTGATGTTTTAGTTGTCGATCCCCCACGTAAAGGGTGTGACGAGGCATTGCTTCAAACTATCATCGAGCAAAAACCAAAACGCGTCGTGTACGTTTCCTGCAACCCCGCAACTTTAGCTCGCGACCTCCGCATTTTAGAAGATGGCGGCTATAAAACAAAGGAAGTACAGCCGGTTGATATGTTCCCACATACGACGCATTGTGAAGCGGTGGCTTGGTTGGAGCTAAAATAA
- a CDS encoding cytochrome d ubiquinol oxidase subunit II encodes MSLELIGICVLWAFLFGYVIIASIDFGAGFYNAYSVLTNRSDILSDVIKRYLSPVWEVTNVFLVFFFVGMVGFFPQTAFYYGTLLLVPVSISLILLSIRGAYYAFESYGVTGHKGYATAYGLAGLLIPASLSVVFTISEGGYVEMVSNYPQLNYKALFTSPLTWSIVVLSIVAVLYISAVFLTWYAFKAKDYKASNLMRKFALIWSAPLAIAAIGIIIEFRGHNPFRFENMVDVWWLFAISAILFFITTWLLWTKKKYGLAVILLFSQFGFAFFAYGISHYPYLLYPYLTIYDGFTNKEMAIALIIAFIFGAALLIPSLILLFKLFVFNKDYVRGIHDEHV; translated from the coding sequence ATGAGTTTAGAGCTTATTGGAATTTGCGTGCTTTGGGCATTTCTTTTCGGCTATGTCATTATCGCCTCCATAGACTTCGGTGCTGGATTTTATAATGCGTATAGCGTGTTAACGAATCGCTCGGATATTTTAAGTGATGTCATTAAACGTTATTTATCACCTGTTTGGGAAGTAACGAATGTCTTTCTCGTATTTTTCTTTGTTGGCATGGTGGGCTTTTTCCCACAAACCGCCTTTTATTATGGAACGCTTTTACTTGTGCCAGTCAGCATTTCATTAATACTTTTATCCATTCGAGGTGCCTATTATGCGTTTGAATCGTATGGAGTGACGGGGCATAAAGGGTATGCCACAGCTTACGGTTTAGCTGGATTATTAATACCCGCCTCACTGTCAGTAGTATTTACCATTTCAGAGGGAGGCTATGTGGAAATGGTTAGCAACTACCCCCAGCTTAATTATAAGGCGTTGTTTACGAGCCCGTTAACTTGGAGCATTGTCGTTTTAAGTATTGTTGCTGTGCTTTATATTTCAGCGGTTTTTTTAACATGGTATGCGTTTAAAGCAAAAGATTATAAAGCATCGAATTTAATGCGGAAATTTGCGTTAATTTGGTCTGCACCATTGGCAATCGCTGCGATTGGAATTATTATTGAGTTTCGTGGGCATAATCCATTCCGTTTTGAAAATATGGTGGATGTGTGGTGGCTATTTGCCATTTCGGCTATTCTCTTTTTCATTACGACATGGCTATTATGGACAAAGAAAAAATACGGCTTGGCGGTCATTTTACTATTTAGTCAATTTGGATTTGCCTTCTTTGCTTACGGCATCTCGCATTATCCGTATTTATTGTATCCGTATTTAACGATATACGATGGCTTTACCAATAAAGAAATGGCTATTGCATTAATTATCGCGTTTATATTTGGCGCGGCTTTATTAATTCCCTCACTTATTTTATTGTTCAAACTGTTTGTATTTAACAAAGACTATGTTCGAGGAATACATGATGAGCATGTATAG
- a CDS encoding cytochrome ubiquinol oxidase subunit I, producing MINDSAVFWSRILTEVTLSFHIIYATIGVGVPILIMIAQWIGIKNNDEHYILMARRWARGFVITVAVGVVTGTVIGLQLSLLWPNFMQMAGQLIALPLFLETFAFFFEAIFLGIYLYTWDRFENQKKHMLLLIPVAIGASMSSVFITVLNAFMNAPQGFDIVDGQVINIQPLVAMFNPAMPTKVAHVLLTAYMTCAFLLASIAAYRLLRGSKHEYHKKSLYLLMKLGFIFAVATAIVGDFSGKYLAEYQPEKLAAAEWHFETEPNAPLILFGVLDDGEIKYALKIPYALSILAHSNPTAEVIGLDKFPVDEHPPYYIHYLFDGMVMIGMFMVALSLLYLLALWRGWAFIQTKWFRWIVVAGGPLSVIAIELGWWLAEVGRQPWLLRGIMRTEQGATTSEYVDLMLILFSALYFVLAMGSIITLHRMFKKNPIENEIARRKERDVI from the coding sequence GTGATCAATGATTCTGCGGTATTTTGGAGCCGTATTTTAACAGAAGTTACGCTATCATTTCATATTATTTACGCCACAATTGGCGTTGGTGTTCCAATTTTGATTATGATTGCCCAATGGATTGGGATTAAAAATAATGATGAACACTATATATTAATGGCAAGACGCTGGGCAAGAGGTTTTGTGATTACCGTTGCGGTTGGCGTAGTGACAGGCACTGTAATCGGTCTCCAATTATCGTTATTATGGCCGAACTTTATGCAAATGGCAGGTCAATTAATTGCCTTGCCGCTGTTTTTAGAAACATTTGCTTTCTTTTTCGAGGCGATATTCTTAGGTATTTATTTATACACATGGGATCGTTTTGAAAATCAAAAAAAGCATATGCTGTTACTTATTCCGGTAGCGATAGGGGCATCAATGTCCTCGGTGTTTATTACCGTTTTAAATGCGTTTATGAATGCACCACAAGGCTTCGATATTGTCGATGGGCAAGTAATTAATATTCAACCACTTGTTGCGATGTTCAATCCAGCAATGCCAACGAAAGTAGCACATGTATTATTGACTGCCTATATGACATGCGCGTTTTTATTAGCATCCATTGCAGCGTATCGTTTATTGCGCGGGTCAAAGCATGAATATCATAAGAAATCGCTTTATTTACTGATGAAATTAGGCTTTATATTTGCGGTTGCTACGGCTATTGTTGGTGACTTTTCGGGCAAATATTTAGCGGAATACCAGCCAGAAAAGCTTGCAGCAGCAGAATGGCATTTTGAAACCGAGCCGAATGCACCGCTTATTTTGTTTGGTGTACTAGATGATGGGGAAATAAAATATGCATTGAAAATTCCCTATGCTTTAAGTATTTTGGCACATAGTAATCCAACCGCAGAGGTGATTGGGCTAGATAAGTTTCCCGTAGACGAACATCCCCCATACTATATTCATTATTTATTTGATGGAATGGTGATGATCGGAATGTTTATGGTGGCACTTTCCCTCTTATACTTACTTGCACTGTGGCGTGGTTGGGCGTTTATTCAAACAAAATGGTTTCGATGGATTGTTGTAGCGGGAGGACCACTATCAGTCATTGCGATAGAATTAGGGTGGTGGCTAGCTGAGGTAGGAAGACAACCTTGGCTATTACGAGGAATTATGCGTACAGAACAGGGCGCAACAACGAGTGAATACGTCGACTTAATGCTGATTTTGTTCTCGGCACTTTATTTTGTTCTAGCTATGGGTAGTATTATCACATTGCACCGCATGTTTAAAAAGAATCCAATAGAAAATGAAATCGCAAGAAGGAAAGAGAGGGACGTCATATGA
- a CDS encoding diacylglycerol kinase translates to MKRARIIYNPTSGRETFKKHLPEVLEKLEIAGYETSCHATTGAGDATKATIDAVNRQFDIVIAVGGDGTLNEVVSGVSQCENRPKIGLIPMGTTNDFARAVHIPRKIDEALDIIIAGETIPVDVGILNEERYFINIAAGGRITELTYEVPSKMKTMLGQLAYYLKGIEMIPSIKATQMTIEMDDEVFDGNAMMFLCGLTNSVGGFEKIAPDATINDGLFTVMILKECNIADFVRIASLALRGEHLNDERLIYRKASRVKVTSEAEVHLNLDGEYGGDAPAVFQNLKRHIEVFVPIDEIREEDKM, encoded by the coding sequence ATGAAAAGAGCACGAATTATTTATAATCCAACTTCTGGTCGAGAAACTTTTAAAAAACATTTACCAGAAGTATTAGAAAAACTAGAAATAGCAGGTTATGAAACGTCTTGCCATGCAACAACAGGAGCTGGAGATGCAACAAAGGCGACGATCGATGCTGTAAATCGCCAATTTGATATCGTTATTGCTGTTGGTGGAGATGGTACATTGAATGAAGTTGTCTCAGGCGTTAGTCAATGTGAAAACCGTCCAAAAATTGGATTAATTCCAATGGGAACAACGAATGATTTTGCACGTGCGGTTCATATCCCACGGAAAATTGATGAAGCACTAGACATTATTATTGCAGGAGAAACGATTCCGGTGGATGTTGGAATATTAAATGAGGAACGCTATTTCATTAATATTGCCGCGGGTGGACGTATTACAGAGCTGACATACGAAGTGCCGAGCAAAATGAAAACGATGCTCGGTCAATTAGCTTACTATTTAAAAGGGATTGAAATGATTCCTTCCATTAAAGCAACACAAATGACAATTGAAATGGACGATGAAGTATTTGATGGCAATGCGATGATGTTCCTATGTGGTTTAACGAACTCTGTAGGTGGCTTTGAAAAAATTGCCCCAGATGCAACGATTAATGACGGATTATTTACCGTGATGATTTTAAAGGAATGCAATATCGCGGACTTTGTTCGAATCGCATCCCTTGCTTTACGGGGCGAGCATTTAAATGATGAACGCCTTATTTATCGTAAAGCGAGCCGCGTCAAAGTTACTTCTGAGGCAGAGGTACACTTAAATTTAGATGGTGAGTACGGTGGAGATGCCCCTGCGGTATTCCAAAATTTAAAACGTCATATCGAAGTATTTGTACCAATCGATGAAATTCGTGAAGAAGATAAAATGTAA
- a CDS encoding thioredoxin family protein, with protein sequence MKTEQHYFEESKDMGNYMEDMSQLKEYSFSIYENFEVAQDDAFIEKLKNANVHILAITEDWCGDAMLNNPIIRKIAEAANVEIRTVLRDADTDLIDRYLTNGGRAIPIYIILNEAGEVLGHWGPRAPQLQQFVMESRAQLPDKEDPNFEEAQKAMYGNIKTQYTESPQMWSYVYEDFKKTVEAVL encoded by the coding sequence ATGAAAACAGAGCAGCATTATTTTGAAGAAAGTAAAGACATGGGAAATTACATGGAGGATATGTCTCAGCTAAAAGAATATAGTTTTTCTATTTATGAAAATTTTGAAGTGGCACAGGATGATGCCTTTATTGAAAAGTTAAAAAATGCAAATGTTCATATTTTGGCGATTACAGAAGATTGGTGTGGGGATGCGATGCTAAACAATCCAATCATCCGAAAAATTGCAGAAGCAGCTAATGTCGAAATTCGCACAGTATTGCGTGATGCAGATACGGATTTAATCGATCGCTATTTAACAAATGGCGGAAGAGCAATTCCGATTTATATCATATTAAATGAAGCCGGAGAAGTACTAGGGCATTGGGGGCCACGTGCGCCACAATTACAACAATTCGTTATGGAAAGTCGCGCGCAGCTTCCGGATAAAGAAGATCCAAATTTTGAAGAAGCACAAAAAGCGATGTATGGAAATATTAAGACGCAATATACAGAATCACCTCAAATGTGGTCTTATGTGTACGAAGATTTTAAAAAGACAGTGGAAGCTGTTTTATAA
- a CDS encoding peptide ABC transporter substrate-binding protein, with protein MKYNKVVLPAMALSLSAFLAACGSDDTTKDTDKNASGDAAKELNLLITSEPPKLHPQLATDSTSGAIIGNAFEGLTTMVNGEPILAAAEDYKVSDDLLTYTFTLRDAEWSNGDKVTAEDFAFAWLWGLNPENASEYPSILYAIKGAEKYNNGQGTAEEVGIKAIDEKTLEVTLEAPTPYFLELTAFRTFFPIHKATAEANPNWFTEADSYVSNGPYNLASWAHSSEMVLEKRDTYWDAENVDIEKVNVAMVESETTQMTMFDNNEVDFLGAPFGTISLDSIDRLKSEDKLNVSDLSGIYWYKFNTEDDVMQNENIRKALSLSIDREGLVKNITKGEQEPALGIVPNSVAGFGDDEGYFQDANYEEAKKYLDAGLKELGLASAADLEIKVSYNTSEAHAAIAQFIQQGWTKNLGIKIKLDNAEWQVYLDKINGGDYQVGRMGWSADYNDAYSFLEMYSSAENGNNQTGWSNAEYTKLLKESTTETDSAKRLEKLLEAEAIIMEDMPVAPIYFQTNLNVVSDKVENMVPDAKGTINLKYVDVK; from the coding sequence ATGAAGTATAACAAAGTAGTATTACCAGCAATGGCTCTTTCTCTGTCTGCATTTTTAGCAGCATGTGGCAGCGATGACACGACGAAAGACACAGACAAAAATGCATCAGGTGACGCAGCAAAAGAATTAAACTTATTAATTACATCTGAGCCACCTAAATTACACCCACAATTAGCGACAGATTCAACTTCTGGAGCAATTATCGGAAACGCATTTGAAGGTTTAACAACAATGGTGAATGGTGAGCCTATTTTAGCAGCTGCCGAAGATTACAAAGTTTCTGATGACCTACTTACTTACACATTTACGTTGCGTGATGCAGAGTGGTCAAACGGCGATAAAGTGACTGCTGAAGACTTTGCTTTTGCTTGGTTATGGGGATTAAATCCAGAAAACGCTTCTGAATATCCATCAATCCTTTATGCAATTAAAGGTGCAGAAAAATATAACAATGGACAAGGTACTGCTGAAGAAGTAGGTATTAAAGCGATCGATGAAAAAACACTTGAAGTTACTCTAGAAGCTCCTACACCTTATTTCTTAGAGTTAACAGCTTTCAGAACATTCTTCCCGATTCACAAAGCAACAGCTGAAGCGAATCCAAATTGGTTCACAGAAGCAGATTCTTATGTATCAAACGGTCCATACAACTTAGCTTCTTGGGCTCACTCAAGTGAAATGGTATTAGAGAAACGTGATACGTATTGGGATGCTGAAAATGTAGATATCGAAAAAGTAAACGTTGCAATGGTTGAGTCTGAAACGACACAAATGACGATGTTTGACAATAATGAAGTGGACTTCTTAGGTGCACCATTTGGAACAATTTCACTTGATTCAATTGACCGCTTAAAATCTGAAGATAAGTTAAACGTATCTGATTTATCAGGTATTTACTGGTATAAATTCAATACGGAAGATGATGTAATGCAAAACGAAAACATTCGTAAAGCGTTATCATTATCGATCGACCGTGAAGGGTTAGTTAAAAACATCACTAAAGGTGAGCAAGAGCCAGCACTTGGTATTGTTCCAAACTCTGTTGCAGGTTTCGGCGATGACGAAGGTTACTTCCAAGATGCGAACTATGAAGAAGCGAAGAAGTATTTAGACGCTGGTCTTAAAGAATTAGGTCTTGCAAGCGCTGCTGACTTAGAAATTAAAGTTTCTTACAACACTTCAGAAGCACACGCTGCAATCGCACAATTCATCCAACAAGGTTGGACGAAAAACTTAGGCATCAAGATTAAGCTTGATAATGCTGAATGGCAAGTATATTTAGACAAAATCAACGGTGGCGATTACCAAGTAGGTCGTATGGGTTGGTCTGCTGACTACAACGATGCATACTCGTTCTTAGAAATGTACAGCTCAGCAGAAAATGGAAATAACCAAACTGGCTGGAGCAACGCAGAGTATACGAAATTACTTAAAGAATCTACAACAGAAACAGATTCTGCTAAACGTTTAGAAAAATTATTAGAAGCAGAAGCTATTATTATGGAAGACATGCCAGTAGCACCTATCTACTTCCAAACAAACTTAAATGTTGTTTCGGATAAAGTAGAAAACATGGTACCAGATGCAAAAGGTACCATCAACCTTAAATACGTTGACGTTAAATAA
- a CDS encoding ABC transporter permease, translated as MLKFIIKRLLYIVLAMYLIITATFFLMQLAPGSPFASERDLPPAIEEQLNAKYGLDNPWYIQYKDYLVDTMTFDFGESMKYTGRSTNDLITESFPVSLALGLQAMILAIGIGILLGVVSALYHNKFPDYAATIIAILGISVPSFILAGLLQYYLSYKMGLFPVSGWKGFSYTILPAFAIAITHAGFIAKLTRSSMLEQNNSDYVKLARAKGLGKWTVVFKHSLRNALLPVVTYLGPLFAGVITGSFVIEQIFAVPGLGRHFVTSITNRDYTVIMGTTVFYSLILLFAVLIVDILYSVIDPRIKLKGAKK; from the coding sequence TTGTTAAAATTTATTATTAAACGATTACTATATATCGTCCTAGCAATGTATTTAATTATTACAGCGACATTCTTCTTAATGCAGCTTGCACCAGGTAGTCCATTCGCGAGTGAACGTGACCTACCACCTGCAATTGAAGAGCAACTAAACGCAAAATATGGGCTGGATAATCCTTGGTATATCCAATATAAAGATTATTTAGTCGACACGATGACTTTTGATTTTGGTGAATCAATGAAGTACACAGGACGATCAACAAATGACCTTATCACTGAAAGTTTCCCTGTTTCCCTTGCTTTAGGTCTTCAAGCAATGATCTTGGCGATTGGGATTGGGATTTTACTAGGGGTTGTTTCGGCACTGTATCACAATAAGTTTCCAGACTATGCAGCAACGATTATCGCCATTTTGGGGATTTCGGTTCCGTCATTCATTTTAGCTGGACTGCTCCAATATTATTTATCTTACAAGATGGGGTTATTCCCAGTAAGTGGTTGGAAAGGCTTCTCTTATACGATTTTACCGGCATTTGCGATTGCGATTACACACGCAGGCTTCATAGCTAAACTAACGCGTTCAAGTATGCTGGAGCAAAATAATAGTGATTACGTGAAACTAGCTCGTGCAAAAGGTCTTGGAAAATGGACAGTTGTGTTCAAGCATTCATTACGAAACGCATTATTACCAGTTGTGACGTACTTAGGACCTCTTTTTGCAGGAGTTATTACAGGAAGTTTCGTAATTGAGCAAATCTTTGCCGTTCCTGGACTTGGTCGCCACTTCGTAACAAGTATTACGAACCGTGACTATACAGTAATTATGGGAACTACTGTGTTCTATTCACTTATTTTATTATTTGCTGTATTAATTGTGGATATTTTATATAGCGTAATTGACCCACGTATTAAATTGAAAGGAGCGAAAAAGTAA